The region AGGCGGGCGATCGCGCCTGCCATGATCCAACCCAGCACCTAGAAGCGGCACGGGGCATTGAAATTGGCCATATTTTCCAGTTGGGCACCAAGTATTCTGAGGCAATGAAGGCCACCTATACCAATGAGCAGGGGGAAGAGGTCCCTCTGGTGATGGGTTGCTATGGCATCGGCATTTCCCGCTTGGCCCAGGCGGCGGTGGAGCAGCACCACGACGCCCAAGGGATTGTCTGGCCGCTGGCGATCGCCCCCTACCAGGTGATCATTGTTGTACCCAACATTGGGGATGCGCAGCAAATGCAGGCGGCCACTGACCTTTACGAGCAGCTTCAGGCGGCAGGGATTGAGGTGCTCCTCGACGATCGCGATGAACGGGCAGGAGTGAAATTCAAAGATGCCGATTTGATTGGCATTCCCTATCGGCTGGTGACCGGACGCGCGATCGCCAATGGTGAAGTGGAACTCATCATCCGGGCAACGGGGGCGAAATCCACCCTCCCCTTAACCGAGGTTGTTCGTTATCTTCAAAAGGAGATTGCTCAGCAGTTAGCCCCATGATTCTCAATCCCCAACAGCGCACGAAATTGGATAGCCGTAGGGACGATCTCTTTTATGCGGCACCGCGCTTTGTTACCCATGTGGATGATTTCTTTCTGGCCCGCCTCACGGATCTCTACCGCCAATACTTGCAGCCACAGATGCGGGTCTTGGACCTAATGAGTAGTTGGGTGTCCCATCTACCCCCAGAACTCTCCTTTCAGGAAGTCGTGGGGCATGGGATGAATGCGGCGGAGCTAGCCCGCAACCCCCGGCTAGATCGTTATTTTGTTCAGAATCTCAATGAAGAGTTGGCCTTGCCCCTAGAGGATGCCAGTTTTAATGCCGTGTTGATGGCAGTGTCGGTGCAGTACCTCCAATATCCGGAGGCAACTTTTACGGAAATTGCCCGCATCCTTAAGCCCCAAGGGGTGGTTATTGTCAGCTTCTCAAATCGAATGTTTTTTGAAAAAGCGATTCAGGCGTGGCGGGAGGGTAGCGAGGGCGATCGCGTGCAGTTGGTGCAAACCTATATCAACAGTACTCCTTCCCTCAAGGTGATTGCAACGCATCTGCCCCGCCTTTGGCCTTGGCGGGGATTTACCGATCCCTTCTATGCTGTCGTTGGTCAAAAGCAAGCCGTGTAATGGTCAGAGGTGGGGTCTATGAGCAGTTTCGCGGTGCCCTCCTTGGCCTCCTATGGGGGATCGCTAAAGAGAATGTCAATCTAGGGCAGACATTGCCCCACCAATGGTTAGCCGGCAACCAAGGGGAGTGGCCAGTTCAGCTACCACAGTTGTTGGCATCATGGGATCAACCCTTGGTTTTAGTCCCCGAAGGAGTGCAGGAGATTCAAACTCTGCTCCATGAGTACCTAGAAGCCGCTTGGGTACCTGTGCCTTTGCCTGTACCCCCCGAGAGGGGGGACATCCTCCGCTATGCCTTGGCGATCGCCCCTTGGGACTTAGAACTGGCCCATCAAATTGTCAGCAAACACCAACCCAGTGCCGCTTTGCTCTTAAGCTGTCTTTTTGGTGCCTATTGGGGGGCACTGGCCCTACCCCTCGGTGCTTGGGAGTATTGGACGCCCACCGTGGCTGCAGTTCTCAGGAATGTGATGGCGCAATGGACAGGGGGGATGGGAAACGAGATCGCAATTGCCCCCAAGGCTGGATTACAACACTGGAGAAGGAACGGCACTGGGAACATAGCGCTCTAGCTGTGCACCCAAACCTTGCAATTTGGCTTCAATTTGCCAGTAGCCCCGATCTAAGTGCTGCAAGCCATAGACGTGGGTTTCCCCGTGGGCAGCGAGTCCAGCAACAACTAAAGCCGCTGTGGCGCGCAAATCCGTACCGGTTACCGGCGCACCG is a window of Thermosynechococcus vestitus BP-1 DNA encoding:
- a CDS encoding class I SAM-dependent methyltransferase, whose translation is MILNPQQRTKLDSRRDDLFYAAPRFVTHVDDFFLARLTDLYRQYLQPQMRVLDLMSSWVSHLPPELSFQEVVGHGMNAAELARNPRLDRYFVQNLNEELALPLEDASFNAVLMAVSVQYLQYPEATFTEIARILKPQGVVIVSFSNRMFFEKAIQAWREGSEGDRVQLVQTYINSTPSLKVIATHLPRLWPWRGFTDPFYAVVGQKQAV